Proteins encoded by one window of Ulvibacter sp. MAR_2010_11:
- a CDS encoding low specificity L-threonine aldolase, with protein MIIDLRSDTVTRPTPAMMQAIMQAETGDDVYKEDPTVNELERRLAELFGMEDALYFPTGSMANQAAIKMHTQPGEQLICDKWAHVYNYEGGGVSFNSGVSCKLVDGNRGMITARQVEENINPPDFYHSPLTSLVCLENTTNKGGGACYDLEEIKKIREVCDAHSLGLHLDGARIFNAIVAKKEDPKIYGRLFDTISICLSKGLGVPMGTVLVGKKEIMKNAIRVRKVLGGGMRQIGFMAAAGIYALDHHIERLEEDHKKALEIASVLAKQTYVERVEPTETNIVIFYLSSRISEKKFLDDLQQLNVRISSMGQGKLRIVTHLDYTDAMHRKLLTILDSY; from the coding sequence ATGATTATCGACCTACGAAGTGACACTGTTACCAGGCCTACTCCTGCTATGATGCAGGCTATTATGCAGGCCGAAACCGGTGACGATGTGTATAAAGAAGACCCCACTGTAAACGAACTGGAACGTCGCCTTGCTGAATTGTTTGGCATGGAGGACGCCTTGTACTTTCCCACAGGAAGTATGGCAAATCAGGCGGCCATAAAAATGCACACCCAGCCGGGAGAACAGTTAATATGTGATAAATGGGCCCACGTTTATAATTACGAAGGCGGGGGAGTATCATTTAACAGTGGCGTTTCCTGTAAATTAGTGGACGGAAATCGGGGGATGATTACCGCCCGGCAAGTGGAAGAGAATATCAACCCGCCCGATTTTTATCACAGTCCGTTAACGTCCTTGGTCTGTCTGGAAAACACAACAAACAAAGGAGGAGGCGCATGCTATGATCTTGAAGAAATTAAGAAGATTCGAGAGGTTTGTGATGCTCATAGCCTCGGTTTGCATTTGGACGGTGCCAGGATTTTCAATGCCATTGTAGCAAAAAAGGAAGACCCGAAAATTTATGGGAGGTTGTTCGACACCATTTCGATTTGTCTAAGTAAAGGTCTTGGAGTACCCATGGGAACAGTATTGGTTGGTAAAAAGGAAATTATGAAAAACGCCATCCGGGTTCGGAAGGTATTGGGAGGAGGAATGCGACAAATTGGGTTTATGGCAGCAGCAGGGATTTACGCGCTGGATCATCATATTGAGCGCCTAGAGGAGGACCATAAAAAAGCTTTGGAAATTGCTTCAGTGCTGGCTAAACAAACGTATGTAGAGCGTGTGGAACCCACCGAAACCAATATTGTGATATTTTACCTTTCTTCACGTATTTCGGAAAAGAAATTCCTGGACGATTTACAACAATTAAACGTTCGTATTAGTAGTATGGGACAAGGGAAACTTCGAATTGTTACCCATTTGGATTATACCGATGCCATGCATCGAAAATTGTTGACGATATTGGATTCTTATTGA
- a CDS encoding YegP family protein has protein sequence MFELKKSKDKFHFVLKAGNGQVILSSQMYATKASAMNGIESVKKNCGDEKCIERKTAKNGKVHFNIKSTNGQIIGSSQMYASDAGMKNGIASVAKNAPGAQVKEV, from the coding sequence ATGTTTGAATTAAAGAAAAGCAAGGATAAATTCCACTTTGTCCTAAAAGCAGGAAACGGTCAGGTAATACTTTCCAGTCAAATGTATGCCACCAAAGCGTCTGCTATGAACGGAATTGAGTCTGTGAAGAAAAATTGTGGAGACGAAAAATGTATTGAAAGAAAAACCGCTAAAAACGGAAAAGTTCACTTTAATATAAAATCTACCAACGGACAAATCATTGGAAGCAGCCAGATGTACGCCAGCGACGCCGGAATGAAAAACGGTATCGCTTCGGTAGCTAAAAATGCTCCGGGAGCACAGGTAAAAGAGGTATAA
- a CDS encoding YbaB/EbfC family nucleoid-associated protein, producing MFGDLMGMMGKLKETQKKVEETKKRLDTVLIDAQSSDGLVKVTLTANRTFKKIAIDDVLLKDKEQLEDYLILTLNKAIEKATNVHETEIAAVAKEGMPNIPGMDLFK from the coding sequence ATGTTTGGAGATTTAATGGGAATGATGGGCAAACTAAAAGAAACCCAAAAGAAAGTTGAAGAGACAAAAAAACGATTGGATACGGTATTAATCGATGCACAAAGTAGCGACGGGCTTGTAAAAGTTACTTTAACAGCTAATAGGACTTTTAAAAAGATTGCTATAGACGATGTGTTGTTGAAAGACAAGGAACAACTGGAAGATTACCTAATCCTTACCCTAAACAAGGCAATTGAAAAAGCTACGAATGTTCATGAAACCGAAATAGCTGCTGTTGCAAAGGAAGGAATGCCAAATATTCCTGGAATGGATTTGTTTAAATAA
- a CDS encoding S9 family peptidase, which produces MKNLRVICIASLIFAASCNTKETSNTGMNITPPKADKVAKNLEIHGDVRVDNYYWMNQKDEPEVIDYLERENDYYEKMTAHTKKFKEDLFEEMKSRIKEDDESVPYFYNGYYYITRFETGKDYPVYTRKKETLDAVEEILFNVNEMAEGHSFYNLTSVNVSPDNKWAAFGVDTVSRRKYTIYIKNLETGKIQPQAIELTTGSSTWANDNKTLFYTRKDEQTLRSNQIFRHLRGTDTAKDVLIFTEEDETFNTYVYKTKSDKYLVIGCFSTLTSEFQILEANNPSGNFKIFQPRERGLEYGISHMGDSFYVLTNKDDATNFKLMKTSEKNTTQENWEDVIPHRGDVLMEDIDIFKEFLVVSERNNGLNKLRIIRWDGKEDYYLPFDNETYTAYTTQNPEFNSKVLRFGYNSLTTPASVIDFNMDTREKTIMKEVEVLGGKFDKNNYQSERVWATAEDGTKIPISIVYRKGVKKNGKNPLLLYGYGSYGVTIDPYFSSSRLSLIDRGFIFAIAHIRGSEYLGRQWYEDGKLLKKQNTFTDFIAASKFLISDGYTSKEHLYASGGSAGGLLMGAVINMAPEIYNGVIASVPFVDVVTTMLDDSIPLTTGEYDEWGNPNEVVYYNYMKSYSPYDNVTEKVYPNLFVTTGYHDSQVQYWEPAKWVAKLRALKKGDNVIYFHTNMDAGHGGASGRFEALKEVAMDYAFLLDLEGIKE; this is translated from the coding sequence ATGAAAAATTTACGGGTTATTTGCATAGCTTCGCTTATTTTTGCCGCTTCGTGTAACACTAAAGAAACCTCCAATACCGGAATGAATATCACTCCTCCTAAGGCAGATAAAGTCGCAAAAAATCTTGAAATCCATGGTGATGTGCGCGTTGACAACTACTATTGGATGAATCAGAAAGATGAGCCGGAAGTGATTGATTATCTGGAGCGCGAAAACGATTACTACGAAAAAATGACCGCGCATACCAAAAAATTCAAGGAGGATCTTTTTGAAGAAATGAAGAGCAGGATTAAAGAAGATGATGAATCGGTCCCTTATTTCTACAATGGGTACTATTATATTACCCGTTTTGAAACAGGAAAGGATTACCCCGTATATACCCGAAAAAAAGAAACATTAGACGCTGTTGAAGAAATTCTCTTTAATGTAAATGAAATGGCCGAAGGTCATTCCTTTTACAATTTGACTAGTGTGAATGTGAGTCCGGACAACAAATGGGCAGCTTTTGGTGTAGATACAGTGAGCCGAAGAAAATATACCATCTATATAAAAAACCTCGAAACAGGAAAAATCCAGCCTCAGGCAATCGAGCTTACAACCGGAAGCTCTACCTGGGCAAACGACAACAAAACCTTATTTTACACTCGAAAGGATGAGCAAACATTGCGCTCAAATCAAATATTTAGGCATTTACGAGGAACTGATACTGCGAAAGACGTATTAATTTTTACTGAAGAAGACGAAACCTTTAATACCTATGTATACAAAACCAAATCGGATAAATATTTGGTGATAGGATGCTTCAGTACGCTTACATCCGAGTTTCAGATTCTCGAAGCAAATAACCCTTCCGGAAACTTTAAAATTTTTCAACCCAGGGAAAGAGGGCTGGAATATGGAATTTCTCATATGGGGGATAGTTTTTATGTGCTTACCAATAAGGATGATGCTACCAATTTTAAGTTGATGAAGACTTCCGAGAAAAATACCACACAAGAGAATTGGGAAGATGTAATCCCGCATCGAGGCGATGTTTTAATGGAAGACATAGATATTTTCAAGGAATTTTTAGTGGTGAGTGAGCGTAATAACGGTTTAAATAAGCTACGTATTATTCGTTGGGACGGGAAGGAAGATTATTATTTACCCTTCGACAATGAAACCTATACGGCTTATACCACGCAGAATCCGGAGTTTAACTCGAAGGTACTGCGGTTTGGGTATAATTCGTTGACGACCCCGGCTTCGGTAATCGATTTTAACATGGACACTCGTGAGAAAACGATAATGAAAGAGGTTGAGGTGCTGGGAGGAAAATTCGATAAGAATAACTACCAGTCGGAACGAGTTTGGGCAACCGCCGAGGATGGTACAAAAATTCCAATTTCTATCGTTTACAGAAAAGGAGTTAAGAAGAACGGTAAAAACCCCTTATTGCTTTACGGTTACGGCTCTTATGGAGTAACTATCGATCCTTATTTTTCCTCTTCTCGTTTAAGTTTGATAGATCGAGGGTTTATTTTTGCCATTGCCCATATTCGCGGGAGTGAATATTTGGGTCGACAATGGTATGAGGACGGTAAATTGCTTAAAAAGCAGAACACCTTTACCGATTTTATCGCGGCTTCCAAATTTTTAATATCCGATGGCTATACTTCCAAAGAACATTTATATGCGTCGGGAGGGTCGGCCGGAGGACTACTAATGGGGGCTGTTATTAATATGGCGCCGGAGATTTACAACGGAGTAATTGCCTCGGTACCATTTGTTGACGTAGTTACTACTATGTTGGATGATAGTATTCCTCTAACCACCGGAGAGTATGACGAATGGGGGAACCCGAATGAAGTTGTTTATTACAATTATATGAAATCGTATTCGCCTTATGATAATGTGACCGAAAAAGTATACCCCAATCTGTTTGTAACAACCGGATACCACGACTCGCAGGTACAGTATTGGGAGCCGGCCAAATGGGTCGCGAAATTAAGAGCATTAAAAAAAGGTGATAATGTAATTTACTTTCATACCAATATGGACGCTGGACATGGGGGGGCTTCAGGACGCTTTGAAGCCTTAAAGGAAGTGGCGATGGACTATGCGTTTTTACTCGATTTGGAAGGAATAAAAGAGTAA
- a CDS encoding PLP-dependent cysteine synthase family protein — translation MKQGIQAHANVLELIGNTPLIKLSNITSKMKGNYFAKVEAFNPGHSTKDRIALYIIEEAEKKGILKPGDTIIETTSGNTGFSIAMVSIIKGYECILAVSSKSSNDKIDMLKTMGAKVYVCPAHVSADDPRSYYEVAKRLHSEIKGSVYINQYFNELNMDAHYNTTGPEIWKQTNGEITHLVACSGTGGTISGTARFLKEQNPNIRVIGIDAFGSVLQKYHETREFDANEIYPYRIEGLGKNLIPTATDFDMIDKFIKVTDETSAHTARELAKKEGLFVGYTSGAAMQGLKQLEEEGEFTPESKVVVIFPDHGSRYMSKVFSDKWMSQQGFFDAESEHSISIEYIK, via the coding sequence ATGAAACAAGGAATTCAAGCCCATGCTAATGTGCTGGAACTTATAGGTAACACACCGCTAATTAAGCTCAGCAACATTACTTCAAAAATGAAAGGCAATTATTTCGCCAAAGTTGAAGCATTCAATCCGGGGCATTCTACCAAAGATCGTATCGCACTGTATATTATTGAAGAAGCCGAGAAAAAAGGCATTCTAAAACCCGGTGATACCATTATTGAAACTACCAGTGGAAATACAGGATTTAGTATTGCTATGGTGAGTATCATTAAAGGGTATGAGTGTATTTTGGCGGTGAGCTCTAAGTCTTCAAACGATAAAATTGACATGCTGAAAACAATGGGAGCGAAGGTGTATGTTTGTCCTGCTCATGTTAGCGCAGACGACCCACGATCCTATTATGAGGTTGCTAAGAGACTTCACAGCGAAATAAAAGGTTCTGTGTATATCAATCAGTATTTTAATGAACTGAATATGGATGCACACTACAATACCACCGGACCGGAAATCTGGAAGCAGACAAATGGTGAAATCACACATCTTGTTGCTTGTAGCGGAACAGGAGGAACAATTTCGGGGACAGCACGATTCTTAAAAGAGCAAAACCCCAATATAAGAGTAATAGGCATTGACGCATTTGGGTCTGTGCTTCAAAAATACCATGAAACGAGAGAGTTTGATGCAAATGAAATCTATCCGTATCGTATTGAAGGTTTAGGAAAGAATTTAATTCCTACCGCAACCGATTTCGATATGATCGATAAATTTATAAAAGTAACCGATGAAACCAGTGCTCATACAGCACGCGAATTGGCGAAAAAAGAAGGTCTTTTTGTAGGTTATACCAGTGGTGCTGCTATGCAAGGCTTAAAGCAATTAGAAGAAGAAGGTGAGTTTACGCCCGAAAGTAAGGTAGTTGTTATTTTCCCGGACCACGGTTCACGATATATGAGTAAAGTATTCAGTGATAAGTGGATGAGTCAGCAAGGATTTTTTGATGCCGAATCAGAACACAGTATTTCAATAGAATATATCAAATAA
- a CDS encoding aminotransferase class I/II-fold pyridoxal phosphate-dependent enzyme, giving the protein MRDLFDKIYKDKGPLGKWAEQAEGYFVFPKLEGPISNRMKFKGKEVITWSINDYLGLANHPEVRKADAEAGAKYGSAYPMGARMMSGHTDLHEQLQRELAAFVNKEASYLLNFGYQGMVSTIDALVSKDDVIVYDVDAHACIIDGVRLHLGQRFTYKHNDMESIEKNLRRAEKVAEKTGGGILLISEGVFGMRGEQGKLKEIVELKKKFKFRLFVDDAHGFGTLGKTGAGAGEEQGIQDDIDVYFATFAKSMASTGAFIAGDEEIMNYLKYNLRSQMFAKSLQMQLVEGALKRLDMLRTMPELKEKLWDNVNALQNGLKKRGFDIGTTQSCVTPVYLKGSIPEAMALVKDLRENHGIFCSIVVYPVIPKGLILLRMIPTASHTMEDIEETLVAFSAIRERLENGTYKRLSAAVAAAMGE; this is encoded by the coding sequence ATGAGAGATTTATTCGATAAAATATACAAAGATAAAGGGCCTCTAGGGAAATGGGCTGAACAAGCAGAAGGCTATTTTGTCTTCCCCAAACTGGAAGGACCTATCTCTAACCGTATGAAATTTAAGGGCAAAGAGGTGATCACCTGGAGTATTAACGACTACCTTGGTTTGGCAAATCACCCGGAGGTGCGAAAGGCAGATGCCGAGGCAGGTGCCAAATACGGTTCGGCATACCCAATGGGTGCTCGAATGATGAGTGGTCATACAGATCTTCACGAACAACTACAGCGCGAATTAGCAGCCTTTGTTAATAAAGAGGCCTCTTATTTGCTGAATTTTGGATATCAAGGGATGGTTTCAACCATAGATGCTTTGGTTTCCAAAGACGATGTAATAGTGTATGACGTAGATGCGCATGCCTGTATAATCGACGGAGTGCGTCTACATCTAGGTCAGCGTTTTACGTATAAGCACAACGACATGGAAAGTATTGAAAAGAACTTACGTCGTGCCGAAAAGGTTGCTGAAAAAACAGGAGGAGGAATTCTTTTAATTTCTGAAGGAGTTTTCGGAATGCGAGGAGAGCAGGGAAAGTTGAAGGAAATCGTTGAACTGAAGAAAAAATTCAAATTCAGATTGTTTGTGGACGATGCCCACGGCTTTGGAACCCTTGGAAAAACGGGAGCAGGAGCAGGTGAGGAGCAAGGCATTCAGGATGATATAGACGTGTATTTTGCCACTTTTGCGAAGTCAATGGCAAGTACGGGAGCCTTTATCGCCGGCGATGAGGAAATTATGAATTATCTAAAATACAACCTACGTTCTCAAATGTTTGCCAAATCATTGCAAATGCAGTTGGTTGAAGGCGCATTGAAGCGATTGGATATGCTACGCACCATGCCCGAGCTTAAGGAAAAGCTTTGGGATAATGTGAATGCGTTGCAAAACGGATTGAAAAAACGTGGTTTCGATATTGGCACCACACAAAGTTGTGTAACTCCGGTATATTTAAAAGGAAGTATTCCTGAGGCTATGGCATTGGTAAAGGACTTACGAGAAAATCATGGAATTTTCTGTTCTATTGTGGTTTATCCGGTGATCCCAAAAGGCTTGATACTTTTACGTATGATTCCTACGGCATCGCATACGATGGAGGATATTGAAGAAACATTAGTTGCTTTTTCGGCAATTCGTGAACGCCTTGAAAATGGAACTTATAAACGTCTTTCGGCAGCAGTTGCCGCAGCCATGGGCGAATAA
- a CDS encoding N-acetylmuramoyl-L-alanine amidase, translating to MKTPIKLFLCLLVIAAFSFTTPTTTSKKETVVVIDLSHGGDDFGVQVDGISEKDVVQQIGYKIAEANSDKGIKIHFTRTHDTEMSLSERVNFINSLKPDVVLSLHINSSENPEHSGVEIYVAETSQKSKELADKLSLKFIATDNFNEAKVKKANFYLLKNTKVPAMTVELGFLSNERNRNDLVNTEQQTEIAKTILEFVSDL from the coding sequence ATGAAGACCCCTATTAAATTATTTCTATGCCTATTGGTAATTGCCGCTTTCTCATTTACTACCCCTACTACTACTTCAAAAAAAGAAACTGTTGTCGTGATCGATTTATCACACGGCGGTGATGATTTCGGCGTGCAGGTGGATGGCATTTCTGAAAAAGATGTCGTGCAGCAGATTGGCTATAAAATAGCTGAAGCGAATTCAGATAAAGGCATAAAAATTCATTTTACAAGAACTCACGACACCGAAATGTCGCTTTCGGAACGGGTAAATTTTATCAACTCACTAAAACCCGACGTGGTGCTTTCGTTGCATATCAATTCAAGTGAAAATCCTGAACATTCGGGTGTTGAAATTTATGTTGCTGAAACATCACAAAAATCGAAAGAGCTCGCAGACAAACTGAGTTTGAAATTTATTGCAACCGATAATTTTAATGAGGCCAAGGTGAAAAAAGCAAACTTTTATTTATTGAAAAATACTAAAGTGCCTGCAATGACTGTCGAATTGGGTTTCTTAAGTAACGAAAGAAATAGAAATGATTTGGTAAATACCGAGCAACAAACGGAAATTGCCAAAACCATTCTGGAATTTGTTTCAGATTTATAA